Below is a genomic region from Melanotaenia boesemani isolate fMelBoe1 chromosome 19, fMelBoe1.pri, whole genome shotgun sequence.
AAATTTTGCATTATATAATTCAGATTCTGTACCTGCCCTGGACAACTTTGATGAAGTTCTGCTTGTCTGCAATAACACTCAGCTTAGTCAGGGCTTCAAACAGGTAGTCACACTGCAGAACCAGATccccctggaaaaaaaaaaaaaaaatcaggggGCAGTCTACTTACAGTTATCTAATTACctaattaatgaaaaatgcCCTTGTGCAGATTTACTGAAAAAGGAAACTCATTGTTCAATAACATTCCTTTAGAAGTATGGTAGAAACTGACAGTTTTGACATTAAtagtttaaaacatttccagtgTTTTCAGTTTCTGGATATCTATTGCTGGTTTTCAGATCTACCTTTTGCTTGATATCATCACATGTAACATGAAGGATGAGGAAGCTGTCACTCAGGTTGCTGACTGACACAcctaaaatgaaaagtttacccttaaaacacaacataaaatgtgtatAAAGCAGTGAGTAGATAAATGTCCCTCTCAGTGGATAATGAGGCCTACTTTGTCTGGTTGTGACACTTGTTACCTTTCAGAGAGGTGTAATTGATCCTCTGCTTGATCTTGGCTTCTTCGACCAGGTAAGCAGCTTCCTGGGTGAAAATGAGCTGCCGGAGACGAGGCCTGAACCCGTTCCTATCATACTTCACCACTGGCACACTGTACTGTGGAGGACAGACACACTGATCAGGGAGCACTGAAAAGAAGGACAGATGCAAAGTGAATTCTGGTATCGGTTTACCTTGATGTGCTCATGTTGAATCATCTGAAGGACTTTGATGTTTATGTCTCCTAAAGcttgataaaataataaaaagaatattcagaataaatgagaaaaaaataatagataATTTGGGTATATGAACATGCTAATGTCTCCATAAATTGATCATTGAGGTCATCCATAAATCCATGGTATAGAACATTTCTACCCTTGAGGAAGAAGTGTCAGATAATACATACAGCCATCCAACTGTAGCATTACTGCAATGTGCTGTGTAATAAAATTCTccataaaagaaattatatgTAATTTATAACAATAAGGATGATTTCAATGTACAGTAATTCTTCATATGAGCATCTCAGtattgttttactgtaaattatTTACCTTTAAAATAAGTAATATTAAATACTGCATGGCGTGACATTAAACTTAATGTCAAGAATAAAGCATTGTAATCTTACCAATCCTGGTGTCCACAAACGGTCTACACACACTTAAGgggtagttttctttttttcctttgaacaTGGAGCTCGTCTGTTCTTTTAACAGAAGCTGGAAGTAGagagatgaaaacaaaatactgCAAATGtctatttagaaaatatttgaaaagatATACCTAAAACGTCGTGTTTGCTTTTTGGGTTTTCCATTATTTTAGTCTGATGAAAAGCTTTTGATTAACTCAAAAGCTCTGCAAACTTGCAACGTCACAGACAAACAAAGCTACTTCTGAACTGGCTGCAATGTGAAGCCAAGCCCTTTCTTCTGTTACTTATCACTGTTAGCAAACAGGTAATGTCAGCCAATGTGGCTAAGGTTTCCACTAGAAGTTATAGTATGCTGCAGTTAGATTTAAACCTATTCTTCTAGGCTACCCAAAACAATGAGTCTGCACAGAAGTATGAGTTCTTTGAAATAGgagaatttagttttaaagataaatgtgaCATTGCTGCAGACAAACACGttaatttaaaagttaatttGATGTTCCACCCTGCACTGTATTACATATATTATTGCTTGAAAAGTATACCTGTGCTTTCCTTTGGGACGTGATTCCTCTGACGTACTTCCATACCAAGTGTCGAATGTAGATCTTTTTCAATATCTGGGAAGCCTGTAAAAATGCAGCAGTCTTTTATTATGAAATGCTCAACTTCTTACCATTACCATTACAGGATGCACCTACAGTATTACAACAGTTGTAGTAGTAATACTGTAGTAGCTGGATGCAACCTTTACAAACGATGGTTTATGACATGTATTAACACTCACCTCCTGGATTATAGGAGGTGGGGTGAGCCAGGAATCTTTTTCCAGGACTGTTTTGGGGAGGTTTTCTCTCAGCCGTGTGAGGTAGCTTTGCCTCACATAGGCCAAGTACTCGCTGTTGTCGATGCAGGGTGGTTGATTTCTGGTCATGAAACCTTTAATGAACCTAAAAAAAATTGACTGACAGGTTACCTCTCAATAGACTTTCTTATCAAACTTTTTCTTACACACATAACTTAAGTCTTTTATTCAAGTATAAAAGTCATCTTAATATGCTGTTACTTACTTCTTGATGACCTTGACAGCCCAGGCTCTCCTCTCGCGTTCCTTCCTCGCCATCAAACCTCTCCAGCAGTTTTCAATCTTAGTGGCTATTTTGACATgtcaaaaaaacatgaacagattTAATCTGGTTAACATTTACTTTTGCTTCAACAATCAAAGCATAGTCTTGCCACACCAACACTCACCAGCCTCTTTCTGTTTCAGGTAGTCTCCTTTCACCCTGTAGCCTTTGTACTTTGCCTGAATCGTTgttgctgcaacaacaacagtGAAAAAATTATGtgtaatattttttcatatttattaaattgtAGCACTACAACTGAAATACCAAGTCTCACCTAGCTTATGTTTGCAGACCTGAAAGGCATCTTCTGTAGCAAACAGAGTTCGAGGATGGCGGATGAAAATCTTGGTTCTTGAGATAAAGAAAGAGcttgattaaaaataatgatgataataatgaacTGATCTTTCTTTCTGGATGAGTTTGCACCAATCATACTTCCCCATCTTGTACTCATCAGGTCTATAGCCCAGGTGTTTGATCAGGCACTTTACACCTTCAGCTGCGGTACCTTTCCAGTTGGGCCAGGTGTCTGGACACAGAGGCTTATACCTGAGCACAGAAGAACAGCTGCAATACACACTAAGTATCTTGTTTCAAAATGACTGAACTTAACATTCATTCAGGCCAAAACTACAGCAGACAAAAGATGTCTCGCTACCTTTGAAGAAAGATATCATATTTGCGTCGGTAAGCAAAACCAGCCCGTCTGACTCTCAGGTGCTCCATCAGCCCCAGGTATTTAACCTGATGTCTCACCAGCACATCGTCAAATTGTCCTACAGCACACCACAACAATAAGATCTAATAGGTAGTTAGGTCCAAACAAAGGCTGACTGCAGGGTAACACTCTAAAAACTACAATTATAAAAGATTTTTCAAACACAAAGTCTCACCTGCTTGCTTGGCTTCATTAGGTTTAATGCAGCGGACATACCAGGGTTCTTTGGACATTAAGATTTCAGTCAGACCCACTAAGCTACTCTTAAACTGGGTCACCACCTGAGAAGTGACATGAAAAAGGCAATTTTGTGAATACTGATGTGATACTGAGATCAGAATTGCCCTCTACCACTTGAATGACTTCTTACAGTTTCAGGTCTCTTCTTGCTGTCTGGTTCACTGGAGGGAAAGCAGTGCTGGATGATAGAGTTCTTGGACTGCCGCATGACCTTAGGGAAAACAGGGATATAATTACTAAGTCGGCCTTTTCAAATATTCAGTATATATCCTAATATTTTTTGTGATTGTCATCAAATGCTCTTTTTGTGCAGAATTATGTTGATGGCATCTAATCCAAATCTTCATGGAACGAAAACAAGAATTTGGTGCAAGTCTTGacttatttttagttttctgaAATCAACACAGGGCCAAACTTACACTTCAgacacaaaaatattaatacagCGCTAAGTTTTTAATTTCACATGTATTCGAACTTGTTAAGGCAGTTGCCTGTAAGTGGTTGACTGCAGGTGGGAATCTCGCTTTGCCAACATAAAAAGGGTTTGTTTGACAGCACAGTCCAAAAAGATGGGAGCAGATTTGATTAACAggattgtaaaaataaacaccaTGTCTATTTTCTAGGCAATACCATATCCCAATCATTCAACAATTTCTAGAAAAGTTTAAACTAATGAGAGATGTGGCAACTTTGCCAAGGTCTAAAAGAAAACCTCTTGTAAACCTGTGAACACGTAATCCTTTAGTAAAACAATGAACCACAATCAGTCTGACATGGGATCCAGACATTGTTTGGACAATGACCCCAAACACATGTGGAATTAGCTGTGGAGTGGACAAACACAGAGTTGGTTTTGtgccagtttatttaaattatgcCGTTTCTGTCAAGGAAAGAGGTCAAGTATCCAACAAGAGCTGCAACTGAAGCATGTTGATGGTTACAGAAATCATGTAGTCTTATCTTACAACAAATTTTAGAAAGTGTATTCTCATTTTTGAGTCTTTATGCGCCAGTTTTGCCCTGTGCTGATTTCAAATGCATGAAAGTTTGAgaacagatttcttcttttttttcttctttattatcATTGTGTTTTAATTGTACAATAATTATACCTAATAAACAGAATAGTTCATAGAAAACCTGAAATAACCAGAATTATTGGTGGCCCACAATGTAAACTTCCACCAAATACATATCTATAATCAAAGTTTTTGGTTCATTTCATAGCAGTGAAGAAGACTAAATGTCATCTGGTAACTTCAGGAGTATTCATTGTGTATGTGATGCAATGAATCAGATGCATTTGTGTGCAAGAAATCACCAGTCAGCTGAAAATAGGGTATAATCTGTTTGGCCCtctgcaaacaaaataaaaatcacctcTTTTCCATATCGGTACAGCAGATCATTGTTTTTGTCCAGGAATCCTAAAATATTAAAGAACAAAGAgtgaaattaattcatttttagaaACGCCTTCGTTTTCTTACAGATGGGAACTTGAATTCATAAACAATAAGACAAACTCTGGAATATGTCAGCATGCTAAACTACAGCTTGTTAGTCTCATCAGTCATTAACAGACTGTGTAGTTTTATGTCAAGGTTGGTATTAGAACTTTATGACTCCTCTACATTTTGGTGATTGTTATATAGACTGGATAAAAGCATGACAACAGAGAAAAATTATGTTAGTACCAACAACACAGTATGTAACCTCCCCAGCGTAGTGCAAGAGGCGGAAGTCTCCTctttccagtgttttccttgttttcatGTCTGCAAGTTTATGTCTGCAGGAAGAAAACAGTATTTTAGATTAGACAGAAAATGCTGTTGTCATGGGATGTCCCGTTTCACAGCTGGATCATTTTCTGCACCATATATTCCTGTAAATCCTCAGTGTAAAAACTCACGTGACAAAATGTGGATGACCACCAATCgtttcctccatcttctccagGAAGGTGAGATCAGTGGCCTCTCCAGGGCGTAAACATTCCTCATcctgaaatgagaaaaaaagcatCAATGATTCAGCTATGATTTTGTATTGTGGCAGagcatttatttgtcattttatttatttattttgcatcttTCAACAATCAGTTTAACTTTACCAATAAAGAGATGATTCCTCTGAATTTCTCCTCCACAAGATCACAGATAATTTTGTTGTTGAAATATGGCACTGGTTCCCACTATAGACCAAAAAATAAGAGCCATAACAGTTGATTAAATGTCACTGTTTCAGAGTTTATTCTAAATAAACATCAGGTAGACTGAATAGCGGTTTTATTACTTCAATCCCCTCCATTTCATATTCCTCCTGTTCTGATTTGAGGGTCAGttggatgaaaagctgctgcagcttctcgTTGCAGTAGTTGATGCAAAACTGTTCAAagctaaaataagaaaacagcagctgtaaaTATCAAACTTTTTCATTATAGCTATTTGCTGTTGAAGAATCAACTAAAATGTGCAAGATCTCACCTGTTCACAGTAAAAACCTCAAACCCATAAATGTCAAGCAGACCAATCACCGTCTTCCTTGATGAatcctaaaaaaatatataaaaataaaaggatttGGGGTTTTTACAGTAGTTTAAACATAGTGATGTTTTGTATTGTCAGACCTATTCTGAATTCAAgcacatatttttattgtatttttatgtgtgcTTTTTCTATTATCAGATGCCACAGTCAATGAAATGGCTACTTTAAGTGAGCTACCTTGTTAGCTTTAAATTTTAGTGGGTGTAATAAGTCAAGAGTGGTTTGCTTTATTGTTCACCTTGTTAGATAATGATTCATTGATCTTGTTTACCAGCCAGTTGAAAGTGCGGCCATAGATGGCTTTGGCAAGAGCATCTCTGGCGTATACTGCATGGTCCACAGAGAAGGGACTGAGCACCTTTAACATCAGAATAATTATAAAAGATTATTTATTCAAATTGAACACCACAAATAACCTAAAATAccttgtgtattttatttagaaGCATCACCTCCTCTGTTTTGGCTTCAATCTTTCTGTGGGTTAAGCCCTGTTGTAGCACCTGATTAGGAATCCCCAACAACTGAATGGAAAATGTGAAGCAAATTCAGTCTTGTgggataaaaaaattattaagtaAAAGTGAAAAGGTTTAACCCTTTGTTTGGATTTCACCTTTGACACCCAGTGCATCTCCTGGTTGTTGTTCAGAGTAGCATAACCACGGGCATCTGCTTCAAACTTGATGTTTCCCAAGTGGAGCACACTAGCGATAATTCCAAACAGATGCTGCATTAAGCCAGAGGAGAAAAGGCTTATAACATGCTAATAAAAATCCATCATACATAATTACATGCAAAGTTTAACTTCACCACCTGACCTCAGTATCACTCTCACTGAAGTCTATGACAGACAGGGCTTTCTGCACCGTCCTCCAATCACTTTTATCATTGATAGAGCTTACTTTGGCACAATCCCcctaaaagaaagagaaaaacaaactctgAGAAAGAACTCCTTTTTGTTCTTCAgaaaacttgtgatttttttgttgttgttgttgttttctccatCTGACCTGCACCAGGTAGCGGTAGTTCTTGCAGTTTCTCTCCAGTCCGAGCCAACGGAGAAGATCTTCTTCTCCACCTTCTACCAGCTGGTAGAAGATGTGGAAGTTTCTCTCCCCATGATTCTGGTGGACCACACGGGACTTCTCTAGTAGATAACTGAGGATGTGACCACCAACTGCTCCACCCTGAAGGAAAAGGGGCATCTTTAACCCTTCCGCTTATTTGTTAACATGTTAATCATTTAGGCTATGAGATTGTAGTTTTGCATTATTGTGACTTCATAATTtgtaattaaatatgaaaaacttCACTCTACCTGATGGTCAAACTGGATGTCCATGTATTTCCCAAATCGGCTCGAGTTGTCATTCTTTAGAGTTTTGGCATTTCCAAAAGCctagaaatttattttaaaaatgtatgcaaaaaaatgcctgattttaaaaacatgttacacCTTAAAACCGGGCTTACAGAGTACAAAATTTCCATGTCACTGACTTCAAGCACTGGATTGGAGAGAAGCAGTCTGTCTCGGACATTGTTCAGGAGTTTGGTGCTCGGGCAGCTGACAGCATAGTATTGAAGGATTTTCTTGGAAGCCTCTGTCTTTCCGGCTCCACTCTCGCCTGAGATCAAGATGAAGTGGTTGTTGAACTCAGACTGCATAGTGCGGAAAACGTTGTCTGCCAGAGCGTAACTGAAAATGAAGtaatagattaaaataaaaacacataggTTAGGTTTTGCTCTCTTTTTGAGACAAGAAATTACTAGCGAAAACTGTGGTTCATCTTATAGGAAATATAAAAATCTGAAGCAAATATCCTGAAAACCTATTAtgtaatgttcattttaaatgacaaatatcCACCTCAGGGTGTACCTTGAAATAAAGACGGAGGATAACCAAAGACTATAAGGGATGATCCTCAGAATCTTTGTAGAAAACATCATGATCAACTATTGTATTAAGATTCTTTTGGAGATATTTGTGACtgatttaaagcaaaaacatatgtatataaacatgtctGAACTAATTCATTTACCACTGAAATTCACTGTATGCAAATGAGTCAGtaagaaaataggaaaaaaaactcacataTGAGGTGGCAGCTCAAAGAAGTTAACTCCCATGTAGGTATCCATTTGCTTCTTGCTGTAGATGTCTAACACCTTATAGGGGTTTACTGACACCAAGAGAGTCCCAATGTAAGTCTGAAGAGAGCGACAAGGACATGAACTCATGGTCAGCAACCCTTGTGTGTTTGATAATAAAGACAATTTTTCTTAATGATCACATGGcatctaaaggaaaaaaatcattccACTCATACTGTATGTAGTTTTGTCCTttatcaacagcaataaatataGTTAATCACTTGTCACGACTCAGTGGACAGCAGTGACCTAAAGAGTGCTCACTCTGCAAATGAAAAGAACCAGAGCTGCTATCTCAGCAGCACGAGGTGCCAGATCCAGCAGAAGGCAGTGCAGCATTAGCACATCAGGGGTTGAAGGTtgaggatgatgatgtttgattaaaataatagAATGATGAAGGTTATCTGATATGACACCATACAGGATAGACTTACATAAATGATATTCTCATGGAAGCGTTTCCTCAGGTTGTCCAGGAAGGCACTCTCACTTGTGTAGGCGTCCAAGAGAACAAAATCCTGGATGCCCACGCGGTCCCTGGCGGTCAGGGAGGCCTCCATGTTCCTCAGGATCTGGTTACACCGCTCCTCCAAGCTCTGAGTTGGAGCAGAAGCACATCAGTGGTGTTACCATGAAAGAAGAGCACTAACTACAGATAAAATGTTGTTAGACCAAGTCCAACACTGTTCTTATAATATGTGTCCCACCCTTTTCCTGTGTCATTTTTCTCTCAGTTATCTTTGTTTGTATGTTGAAGCTGACAGCACTTGTCAACATTCCCTAACATCCTCATAACCTTGGTCGAATATAATTCCCACTAGAAGACTCACTTCCTGCATGTTTGTCCCCATATCTACAAATTCCAGTTAGTGGCCTTGGCAACATCCTTTAGGTTCATTTCAAATCTAAATTCAGCCACCACTATCTAATCTGCTTCTGAGTTCTCTAAAAAGCCATCACTCTTTTCAGCAAAGGTAAAGTGAACACCTAACAGCCCACCTACATTAGATAAAGATTACACACCTTGTATTGATTTATATTAAAAACCACAGGGTTCAACAACACCTGACATGAATGCATATGTAGCccagtggttacagaggtgggcttgggtctggagaacctgggtttaAGTCCCCAGGTTGGCAGCTTAGagaaaccactgtgggcccctgagtaAAGCCCTTAACCTCCAACTGCTCCCCAGatgctggaatctggcagcccactgctcctaccAACTAGGTTGGGTTAAATGTAGGGAAAGAATCCCCCAgcttgggataaataaagtataataaaattaaaactccATCAAGTAAAGTCCACAAGTAGAAACATTCATTATTTTATGCATAAACACAGGATATGTTCTGCTGCAAAACACACAACTGAATTTTTGCCAGGAAATAATCAGCAGTGCAATGCACTTTAATTACGGTGCTATGAAAGAGCCATCGGATATTATGCTTCAGTAGTTTGGCTTTCATCACTGCCGAGTTGACCTGTCACCAAGTCAGAGTAATTGAGACTGACAGCTCTTTCTCCACAGAAACAAGCTGCTGATCTACTGACCTGGCAGAAATTCACagctaaatgttttaataagcaACCTTGTTCTGAAAACTTCATATGAACATGTGATTATTATCATggtcaacattttatttttgctagaaaaactgtaaaatccaCCTACCCTGATGGTCCCTTGTGTATCTATGTGCCTCAATATAATTTTCTGGACTGAACtaaacatctgcttttattAAAAGGAACACAGGAAACACTAATAGATTACAGTCTTTACTTCCTTCAGTAGGAAGCCATCAATAACGTAGTGAGTCCAACAAAGGAAGTTAATCCAAAAtctaaatatgtatttatgtgcttattttattagatttttttatttattgtgagtAGACACAAAATACATGCATAACTTAGGCTACATAACTTAAATGGTTTGTTGTGTTACAATAGgctttgatgttattttatttaacctcaaATCGGTTTGTATTTGTAATATATTCAGCATTTAAATAGTATATAACAGACATTACTGTGAAAACTACTGTGCAGATCTTGTCACTTCTTGTGGTTTGATATtaaatttcaattttatttctttaatgcaGTGCCTTTTCTACAGTGACTTTAGAAGGCCACCTATATAGCAGCAGAAATAATCAAAATCGGAACCAAATAGTAAAATTGAaactaattttgtttgtttattttataattttatagaAATGCTCAGCGTTGTCTTTGGGAAACCCTTGAATAAAGCTTTATAACATATCCAGCCTGAGATGTACAGCAGCCAGGTCCACTGCAATTATGCCCCTTGGTTACTGGTCATTTTCTGGTGGGCATCTGAGTTGTTGGATGTCATCAGGAGCAGAACAGGAATTTTCTGCTACTCAAAGGAAATGTGACATCTGATGATCACACATCAGATGAGAGGAACAAATGCTATAATGCAATGTCATTAACAATCCCAAGGAACAATGTTAGCTTCCCTGATAATActgtcattcattttttaaagcaaatggTGCAGACCACAGAAATCAAAGCCAGTCATAAAATTGAGCTGAACCAAACACAGTCAAGTGTTTAAATACAAAAGTGGTAAGTACGGTTAACATTGCATTCGTACAGGAAAATCTATCTGACCAGGAGACCATCACCTGAGAGGGCTCCTCATTGTCCACATCTATCCAGTATGGTGCAGGATCCTGTTACGCAGCCACAAAGTGGCAGTTAGGTTCCTGAAAGAGATAGCACTCCTCGTGGGCCTTTGACTGACACCACACATCACCCAGGGCAACACACATTTAAGGGGCTCCAGGTGTTTAGAGAAACTTGACCTTCAGCAAGACTCCAATGCACCAAGCAAGTATTCTACCTCCTCTGTTGGTACAGTTTCACACTAGCATGCACTAACAAGCTATCAGTTGAATACCCAGTATATAAGATATGTGGATTTTATTGAAAACTGCACATAATCATTGTTCCTTAATCACTTGGGGACAGAGAAACAAGCTAAAGAATAAACTTTCAGACACCATAATTTCTCTGTAGTTGTA
It encodes:
- the myo1hb gene encoding unconventional myosin-Ih, producing MEASLTARDRVGIQDFVLLDAYTSESAFLDNLRKRFHENIIYTYIGTLLVSVNPYKVLDIYSKKQMDTYMGVNFFELPPHIYALADNVFRTMQSEFNNHFILISGESGAGKTEASKKILQYYAVSCPSTKLLNNVRDRLLLSNPVLEAFGNAKTLKNDNSSRFGKYMDIQFDHQGGAVGGHILSYLLEKSRVVHQNHGERNFHIFYQLVEGGEEDLLRWLGLERNCKNYRYLVQGDCAKVSSINDKSDWRTVQKALSVIDFSESDTEHLFGIIASVLHLGNIKFEADARGYATLNNNQEMHWVSKLLGIPNQVLQQGLTHRKIEAKTEEVLSPFSVDHAVYARDALAKAIYGRTFNWLVNKINESLSNKDSSRKTVIGLLDIYGFEVFTVNSFEQFCINYCNEKLQQLFIQLTLKSEQEEYEMEGIEWEPVPYFNNKIICDLVEEKFRGIISLLDEECLRPGEATDLTFLEKMEETIGGHPHFVTHKLADMKTRKTLERGDFRLLHYAGEVTYCVVGFLDKNNDLLYRYGKEVMRQSKNSIIQHCFPSSEPDSKKRPETVVTQFKSSLVGLTEILMSKEPWYVRCIKPNEAKQAGQFDDVLVRHQVKYLGLMEHLRVRRAGFAYRRKYDIFLQRYKPLCPDTWPNWKGTAAEGVKCLIKHLGYRPDEYKMGKTKIFIRHPRTLFATEDAFQVCKHKLATTIQAKYKGYRVKGDYLKQKEAATKIENCWRGLMARKERERRAWAVKVIKKFIKGFMTRNQPPCIDNSEYLAYVRQSYLTRLRENLPKTVLEKDSWLTPPPIIQEASQILKKIYIRHLVWKYVRGITSQRKAQLLLKEQTSSMFKGKKENYPLSVCRPFVDTRIALGDINIKVLQMIQHEHIKYSVPVVKYDRNGFRPRLRQLIFTQEAAYLVEEAKIKQRINYTSLKGVSVSNLSDSFLILHVTCDDIKQKGDLVLQCDYLFEALTKLSVIADKQNFIKVVQGSVRFDIQPGREGFVDFKSGQESMVYRAKNGHLMVESTKAKSR